In Geotalea uraniireducens, one genomic interval encodes:
- a CDS encoding ABC transporter ATP-binding protein codes for MDAIRTDNLTKRFGQLTAVTGLNLTIAQGELFGLVGSDGAGKTTTMRMLTGIMDPSAGDAWVLGRHTAREAEALKEEIGYMSQRFGLYPDLTVMENINFYADIYGIPQKNRGERIDRLLAFSNLTPFKKRQAGNLSGGMKQKLGLACALIHTPRILFLDEPTNGVDPVSRRDFWRILYQLLHEGVTIFVATAYLDEADRCNRVGLIHKGQLLACDAPDRLRSLMHGSILEVQTSATRPTAILIRRSLPAVSVSLFGDRLHVVTDGSREIAATIEALMAKEGLPLAGIRAIEPSLEDVFVSVLGATEQDS; via the coding sequence AACCTGACCAAACGGTTTGGCCAGCTTACCGCCGTCACCGGGCTCAACCTCACCATTGCCCAGGGTGAGTTGTTCGGGCTGGTCGGTTCTGACGGTGCCGGCAAGACCACCACCATGCGAATGCTCACCGGCATCATGGACCCAAGTGCCGGTGACGCCTGGGTGCTCGGCCGCCACACCGCCCGGGAGGCCGAAGCTCTCAAGGAAGAAATCGGTTACATGAGTCAACGGTTCGGGCTCTATCCCGACCTGACCGTCATGGAAAACATCAACTTTTACGCCGACATTTACGGCATCCCGCAAAAGAACCGCGGCGAAAGGATCGACCGGCTTCTCGCCTTCAGCAACCTGACCCCGTTCAAAAAGCGTCAGGCCGGCAACCTCTCCGGCGGCATGAAACAGAAGCTTGGCCTCGCCTGCGCCCTGATTCACACCCCGCGAATCCTTTTCCTCGACGAACCGACCAATGGCGTCGACCCGGTTTCCCGCCGCGATTTCTGGCGAATTCTCTACCAGCTGCTGCACGAGGGGGTGACAATCTTCGTTGCCACCGCCTATCTCGACGAAGCCGATCGCTGCAATCGGGTCGGGCTGATCCACAAGGGACAGCTGCTGGCCTGCGACGCCCCCGACCGGCTCCGCTCGCTGATGCACGGCAGTATCCTAGAGGTCCAGACGTCCGCCACCCGTCCGACAGCTATCCTGATACGACGCTCGCTGCCGGCCGTCTCGGTCAGCCTGTTCGGTGACCGCCTCCACGTCGTCACCGACGGTAGCAGAGAAATCGCGGCCACCATTGAGGCGCTGATGGCAAAGGAAGGATTGCCACTCGCCGGGATCAGGGCGATCGAACCGAGCCTGGAAGATGTCTTCGTTTCGGTACTGGGTGCTACGGAGCAGGATTCATGA